GCCTAGGTATTAAATAACCTCAAATCTTCCCGAAAAGGTAACTTGGAAGGTCTCTATGCCGCCGGTGGTGGAAAGATGAATTCTCAAGATGTCTATAACGCGGGACTTGCGTACTTTCAGAAGCAGAAGCACTCGGACCCTCAGCAGCCCTTTCGTCATCAAGATTCAATCTGATGTTCCAAAGTTTCATCTCTGTTGAATCAAGTGGACCCTATTGGGTCTGATCCTTTCGGGGGGGAGGCCAGTCACTAACTTGCGGCGCTAGAGTGAATGAACTGGGTCTGTCCCAGGCCGGGAGCGACCGTGAGGCGTGAGTGAGCCCAGAGTACTTGAGCTAATGTGAAACTAATCTCCGTAGTTCCTTGGACGAGAGCGCCCCGTGAGTGAGACTAGGAGGAAATGCATGCACGTTTGGAGAGGTGCTTTATTTATTGTGGACTGGAGAGGCACGATCACCCTCCTCTCTGACGGCATTCAATACAATTTGCGGACTTGACAGTGGATGGTGAGACTGTACTGGCACAGGGGGAGTGTGGAAGTATGCAACCAATCTGATGTGAGTTTTATATTAGTAGACTGGTGTCCATCACCGACACTGACGTAGACACCATACGGGACTTGAGAATCAGTACATCCTCGAGTACAAGAACAAGCCGTCAAAGCCGCTTAGTGTGTAAAATGTACAAAAGTGGCAACCCAAATCCACGCCCGGCTCATGCCTATGGGTCCAGCACGGTCATTGGGTCGACGCGCTCGGGTGCGAGCGCTTCAGGCTTCGCGTGTCCCACTGCCGCTGGACTCGCTACCACTCACAGCACCGCCTGGACAAGAGTAGTTTTCAAAAGTGTTTGTGCAGGATAAATCTGAGGATTTTTATGGTTGGTAGTTGCTGCATACGTGTACCAGTCATTTACATGTTTGAAGGATTGCTCTGAGTCGATGTTATGCGTGCATACATTGGTACCTACATATTTATTACCCACCCAATTACCTCTTGGTAACCCAGGTAGTATTACTTCTGGGACAGCATCTTACGCCAGACATTGGATAGTATGTGAGAAATTTGATCACGCGTATCTGATCCTCGACGGAATACCGTGCGGACTATCAAATGAAATTCCTAGACTTGGCGCAATTTTTGGCTTTACTCGAGGACGTCATCATTTACCCAGTCGGAGATTCCGGGGGCGTGTTGATTCGCGAGCTTCTCGTACTCTCTCGCACACTCGAACAAACGAATGGATAACTGGGTACGGTTTCATTTGAAGCGGATACCCCCTCTGTGCAGAATAGCTCGGCTTCATGGCCGGCCGAATAGATTGTTGTTGATACGTAGATACGAACCAATTATCTAGTGGACTCCACTGGCTTACTAGTAGCTCTCCTGGCTGCAAAGTGGCTACTAGCCTCAGGAGCCAACTAACATCTCCGTATGACTGATGTTTCACAAGTCGTCCTGCTGTACTTGTGCATGGGTATACAGTAAACGACCTGGCGATCCATAGCATATCGACTCAACTAGTTTGTGATTCTAGGTCTCATTGAAATCCAAAGCTGAATGTCTTTGATGAGCATCGAGTCCAGACTCGGCAAGACCGTCGTCAGATCAATGTCCTTGTTATGGGTCAGGGCCAGTAGGTATGCTAGTCGGCTGCCTTGGATGAGATCATGGTCGACCCCCCACATCCCGTGCCCGGTGGCACGAAACCCCGAGAAAACGTGGGCTCTTCGGGCTGCACTGTCAACGTGTACGGACATACAGCTGTGCTCACTGGGCCTGATAAGGTACTAGACCCAGATATTTGCATACCCGGACGGCGACTTGTGGTTATCTACCCTTTCGTCTGTGCAGTTTTGATCGCATACAATGGGAAAGTCTACCATACCTTCGGACTGGAGCACCAGCTCGTCTCGCAAGGTAAAATTCATTAAAATTAATAACCACCCCGAATCACGACCCCTCGGATTCACCAACAGGCATATAGGACCGGCGTTCTCGAGCAGCCTGGGCATTCACCGCATCCATATTAGCCACAAAGTCACATCATCGCGCTACAAAACCATTCAGTTGGCTGGAGATTGTCTTACCTCGATGTACCGCTCAACCCAAGGCTTCACTAAAGCCCATAATAACAAGCCACCAGTGgcgaaaataaaaataaatacCACCGCCTGGTCTTTTCGCGAGTCGCGCTCTATACACATATCAGATCCGTCAGTCAATGGCTTCCATACCCATAAGACTGGCCTCATCCAACATTCATCCACGCAAACACCCGGAATGCTTCGCATTTACCAACCCATATTCTCATAATATTTTCGAGAGAAAAAATACTCACGGAAGCACATGGTAAAaacatcctcctctttcgCATCTTTGCAAATCGGCAACTTGTAGTCCAGACAGAACTTGCGATTACAATCATTGCAGGTCAAGGCGCGGTATGTCTGCGCGCGAGCGACCAGCACATCGGAGACAGTTTCTTCAGGGTTTGTGATTTCATCCGATTCGTCTGGCTGGAAGATCTCCTTGTCGGCAAGTTCTAGTTGGGGGTCGAGGCTAGGATTGAAGGTACGTTCGTAAAGGCGTAAAGCGTCCTTGTGGTCGCCGTCGCCGGAGCTGGATTTCGACGCATCGAGGGGGATAATTGTGCTATTGGAGAAGCAGGTACATTTGCAGAAGGACGTCGGTGCTAAAAACGTCTATTTGTGAGCTTCTTGGAGACATGAGGAACTGAAGTTTAATTGGCGGGTGCGGAGAAGCGGAGGTTCAAGCTCGGGTTGGGatggggggggaaggggatgTGCTTCATGGGGCCACGATTGGAAATCAAGAGCTTACTCGCTGCTGTGGCGATTGAGATTAATGAGAAGATGGCGACTAGTAGCAGAATGACCCGAGTTCTGCAACTTGAAAGAGATTGCCTGCAATGCATATCGTAAGAGCCGAGATTGTTTGGAATGACAGCTCCTCGCGAGGTGATCGCGGCCAGTTATCAACGACGGCACGTGATCGTCTCGAAAGAACGGCAGAGACGCCTCAGTAAACTCCGGGATCTCTAACCGCGATGTATACACGGAAAATTGTGGACGATGACTGAATGATTCACTTGACAAAACACAAGGTAGCAAGAAATCTAGGGTATATTGAGCTTTCAAGATACATGTCGGTCACTTTTACAGCACTTATCACCCAGTCATGCGTCAAGATCCAGCTATGACTTGCCCTTCATGCCCTTCCTCCGgttctctctctgtctctgttcCTTGGCGGCGTCACGTCGTCGCTTTTTCCAAGCACGGTTGTTCTCACCGCGGTTTTCCCAGAACCATTTAGCGAATTCAGTCTCTGCCTTAGgcccctctttctccctgATTTTGGAGACCGGGGTGTCGATAAGAGgttcctcatcttcatcgttcAGTTGACCAGACTCTGTCCAGTTCATGCGTCGATTCACTGCAGCGGTATCGGGCGTGGGCGCCGCGCTTCGTAGACCTCTGAATTGGAGGTCCTTCTTGGTGAAGGGCGTAAAGGGGGTTTGGGGCTCGCCGGGTTGCGTCTCCTCTTCAGACTCAATGTCATCGCCGCCGAAGAAGCTAAACCCAGTCGCAGGCGCGGGTTCGGCTTGCTCGTCGGATGCTGTGGGAGGTTGTTTCTTGAAAAGTGCTTCTAAGGGATGGATCTCCTGTACGGGTTGAGGCTCGGAATTTTCCGACTGAACCTCAGCAGGTTCAGTCCCTTGAGTGTTGGTCTTTTGAACGGGTTGATCCACCATCTCTGAATCGGATTTCGAATCGGATTCCGAACTTGAGTCGGAGCTGGAGCGCTCCGTGGTAGTTTCAACGGCGGACACAGGCTCGGCCGGTTGCTTTTCGAGGCTTGGTGCATTGTCCTCGGTTTCTTCGTTCGAGGACTCATCCGTTGACTCGTCGACTTCGCTTTCAGAGTCAGAGCTTTCGTCAGATGAGGAGCCGCTTGATGAGGTGTAATCTTCCGATTCAATGGACGGTTCGGGGCTCTTCTTTTTTACAAGTAACTTCTGGACCTCGGATTTTTTCACTTTAGCCCCAGGCATTTGTCCGGGGTGGTGGTCATGTGTCCGCCTCTTTTCACTGGCGGGTTCTTTGACTTTTCCAGAGGCATCCACCCAtcccttttcatcctcatATTCTGCCGTGGGCGCAACACCCTCGTCTGCAGTGCGGAGGAAGGTAGGGAAAGTGGTCGCTCGAGCGAATTCGTGCACAACATTCTCGCtgcccttcttggccttcttaGCCTTCTTTTCGTCCACTGCCTCGAGAGATTTGCGATTAGACGGAATCTTGGTCCGGAACAGACATTCCTCCTTTTCAGTGTACTTGGACTTGGGCTGTGGCTTGGCCGTCTTTTCacccttgttcttcttcttctcggcccGTCGACGATCTTTCTTCGAGGGTTCCGTCCAACCTCGCTTGACCTTCCGATCAGAGGGCAGCTCGTATCCCTCTAGGACACCTTCTTCCGGGTCATCTGCTTTTCGcttcttggactttttcttgtccttctttgccCCGTCCTCCGACGCATCGGGTGCATCAGCATTCTCGTCCTCTCGGTCTCGTTTCGATGGTCGCGCTGCCTCAATTTTGAATTTGCGACCCTTGAGAATAGAGCCGTTAAgttttttcttgattttctcaGCGTCCATTTTGGGCAATGTCACGTAGCCGTAGTTGTTCTCGGGGAACGTGGGGATCGCGTGGAACGAGATATCGGTCGCGGTCTCGCGGAGGGAGGGTGGTATGACGGCCGGGAGAATCTCGGGGGTGAATGGAGTGATGTGTAATCTGACCGTCTCGGTCATTTCATCAAGGTGGATTGGCCTCTATGGACCTGTGGTGAAATGTGGAAGTGAGGGGAGCCGCAATTGCAGCTTTGGTGAGGATGGCCCTGgtaaacttttttttttctttagaTCTCCGAAGCTCCAGCGGAGAGTCGGTTCTGCCACCGCCTAGTTCATTTGGGCCTGCAGGCAATAACCCAGTGGGGCCCTGTCGATAGTCTGTCGATGCTTGCATTGAGGCTGAGAGTTTGGATACATGGTCGACAATTTATCTTCAAAAAGAGCTTTTGCAGTTGAAGCAAAGAACTGATCTGGATGGTGCAATGTGATGATTTTGTAAATGTACCTCTTTATTGACAGAGTCTCATCTCAAGCGGATGCACGGCCCTCGAATCCAGCACACAAGAGACCAACAATTTCAAAACACTGGGATCGTACACATTACATAGGCCTTGGTCTATGCGCACTGCTAAAGACGGCTCGCAAAttgttcattttttttccaataCCGCGCGACTGTGGCTGAgcccctccctcctcactGGTTTACTGTTTTTGTCACTACCTCAATGATCtacaaagaaaaaggcattTATACCAGACGGGGTGGAGATGTGAGGCTCCATCGGAGCCCAAAGGAGCCCATCCAGTTTGTCAATTCTCGAAACAGTAATTGATAGTCATCAGCCACAGTTCCCTTTCCTTGGATTATAGGTACATTCGATGTGACGGGATTCTTTATTCCTTCTTGCCGTAGCCAGGAACATTCCTCTGTGGTTTCAGACTAGGTCGGCCTTCTCCGGTGTGAGTGACAACACTGTACCACAGACACGTACCATAGGGGACAGAGCCTCGGCCTTGAAATGTAGAGATAGCCTGGTATCAACCTACACTCGGAAAGACGATACAGTACCAGACACCAGCACGAGAATCCTGACTGCTAGATAAAGAAACTAAATGCATTCTTCACGGTAGGGTGCGGCCGGTGAGATCAGCAGGGTGTCTGATGGCTAGTTCTGTGGCTTCGCGGCTCTTtgatgaaaaacaaaaacaaatcgaagatgacgaggttCTACTTGGGCTGCGAGAAAGCACTGGCGAGACAATGAACTATGGGTGTTAGGCATTATTTCTCATCCTTGTACAATTTCACTCCCTTTTGCTATACCCGACGAGAGCAATCGATGACAGGCAATGAGAACATTGTTTTGCACCCAATGTGCCCGATCATCAGGCGCCAAGCCACTGTGTCGTCAGCTTTGAATCGACTTCAGTGGACTCCATCGTGGAGCACTGATCCATCATCCGCCACATCCGATCTCGCAACTAACCCTTTTGCCCAGGGACTGACGATAGTGAACCTCATGTTGTGTACGCGTGGGAAGTGGCACCGCCTGTGGTATGGTAATGTGCCTACTGACTGACAGTAGAGTCTACTGGTCACATGTCCACGTTGATCGGATCGACCGTCGGACTTGGGTGTCACTAGCATAACATGCCTTTGCCTCTCCAGTCTTTtttagtcttttttttcccaacaCACCTCAGGCTTTCACGGTCCAGCCGTTGCCTTACGTAGCTCCGACGGGGACTGTCGCGCTGTCCCCATTCTTTCCAGTTTCCACGCCTCATTCACCACCCAAAAGCACTGGACTCCTGTGGACCGCGCACTAGCATTCGCAGTAAGCCATCATAAATCCCCGACCCTCATCGACCCTTTCTTTGCCTGGCCCCGGTGGCTTGtgtcgcttcttcttccactttATCTTCTCCGACCGCTCCTTCCCCAGGTCAACAGTGCATCCTCCGGATTGATCGCCTtatccccctcctcctcattccGGCCATCCCCGCCTTATCTCTCGGCCTCTTTCCCATCGCCCCTCCACAATCCAACTTGCCCACTCTTCCAACCCCCGAGGACCTCCCGCCTTATGGCCTCCATTCCGTCATCTTGGCATTAACCAGGATCACTCATTTGACTCCGAACCGTCTGGCCACGCTACTCTCTTTGGGGGCCCTTTTTAGTTGTGTTTCCCAATTAGGGTCCCAGCTTTCTACTGGGATCTGACCTCGTTCTCTTTCACTCATTCATCTGGGACGACCGCTGGGTGACGACGTAGCGGTCGGATTCGTATCCAAgtccccctttcccctctttctcctcaaTTTCTGTCTCTTCTTTACCTTCTGCCGCCTTATTTTCACAATGGGAAACTCCCAGACGAAGGAGTCACGACCCGGAGCGCCTCGTCAGCAATCCGATGCATCCGGTAGCGGCCGAACCGTGTATCAATCCACTCGGTCGGGCAGAAGCAGTCGACCGGATCTCTCGGTGCTTGGATTCGGGAGCAGCCATCGTGAGGACCGTGATGTGGCGACACTGGAGCAACGGCGTGAAACGAAGCAGGAGCGGGAGGCCCGCCGacaggagaaggaaaatgCCGCTCGATTGAAGGAACGCGAGCGCAGCATGAAAGAGGAACACGTGGATGGAGGCTTTCTCGTGACGCAGGGTGTGTATGTCGGCACGGAGGACTTTAACAAGGCGGTTGTTCGCCAACTGATGGTAAGAACGCTCCTGGTTCACGAGGGCAAGAAATCGCGCCCACGGATAGACGCGATCGCAGACTGCTGACATGATCCTCGAACCCACCCTTTAGATTGAGCGACGACTAGCACCGTTTTGGAGAGGACTGAATGACTTCTCCGAGTCTTGGGCGGAGCACCAGATCATGGCCGCCGCGCGGGGATTGCCAATTCCCCCGCCCGATGAGATTCCGCCCGAGTTGGAGTACTCTCCGCCCAAGGCCGGCGACACCAAACCCGCGGCGGGCGAGACGAACATTCAGCATTTGACGGTGTCCATTACCTCTCGATCCCAATCGCTCAACTCGGACGTCTCGCAAAACTCCAACCCCGGCGGGTCACTACCCACTGCGGCGCCATCTGGCACAtccacctcccccttcttccgCACGCGCGCAAAGACCCTCGCTGCCTTGTCGAGCTCTTCGCGTCATGGCTCCCAGACCGATTTGACTCCACGGGAACTGCAGCTTCCCAAGGATTCATTTGTGAATGGGCAGCCCATCGAGGTCTACTTGTACAAGGACGCCACCGAGTGCCCCATCTGCTTTCTGTACTATCCTCCCTATCTGAACCGTACCCGATGTTGCGACCAGTCCATCTGCTCCGAATGCTTCGTCCAAATCAAACGCCCCGATCCCCACCCCCCAGAGCACGAACAACCGAATCCGAATGCGCCGCCCCGCAGTGAGGCTGAAATAGCGGCAGCTGAATCGAGCGAGAGTCAACTGGTGTCGGAGCCCTCGTCATGTCCCTTTTGCGTGCAGCCCGAGTTTGGTGTCACCTACGCGGCGCCGCCTTTCCGACGAGGGTTGGTGTATGCCACCGATCTGACTTCCCGTCCCTCCCCCAACGTCGTGTCTCCTGGTTCCTCTACCACCTCCTTGGGCTCGGCGAATGCTCTTCCGGTCCCCGGTCGACGCCGCGCCACTTCCTTGTCCACCACCGATCCCAGTGTCGTCACGACTGACCGAGTTCGTCCGGATTGGGCGCAAAAGCTTGCCAACGCTCGTGCCCATGCTGCTCGGCGATCCGCGGCGGCCACCGCGTTGCATACTGCTGCATATTTGATGAACTCGACGCCatctggctctggctctggcaACGATTCTCGAGGTCTTGGTTTGGGCCGACGCGGCTTGCGGAGGGCAACTCATGGGGACGCCGGCCGGTCCGGCTCCCCTGCTCTCAATGCTCTCGCGTTTCTCAGCGAACGGCCCGATCGAACGCCCCCGAGAGCGCCTGCAGCCGAGAATGATTCAGCGGAAGACGGCCAGGTCAACCCGACAAGTACCCGAGAGAACGCACGTCGCAGTCGCATCGATGACCTTGAggacatgatgatgatggaggcTATTCGTCTGAGTCTAGCGAGCGAGGAGGATCGACGGAGACgtgaggagaaggagattcgAAAAGAGGCCAAGCgcagagagaaggagagggagaaggaagcgAAAAGGGCGGAAAAGGCGGCTCGTAAGACCGGCCTGTATAGTAACAACGCCAGCGTGTCGGCATTGGGAGCCCAGGCGGATACGAAAACTAGCAGTGCATCCTCTGTCGCGGAGCAGTCATCCTCGGCGAGCAAGGGCAAGGCCGTTGATCGTGTGTCGCCAGGGCCCGCAATGGCAGCTACGACAGCAGCTGAATCCCCCACATCTACTCCGTCCACCTCTCTCAGTCCGGCAGATCAATCTCTAGCGCCTCTCGACTCTGGGGCGGCGGTTGAACCCCTCAAACCATCTCACCTTCGCCAGGTGTCTAGCACATCCTCGTCGATATCTTCGATGATGGAGGCCAACGGGGGTGACTCCGACATTAGTCCCGCGGGACCTGATGGCGCGAATGGGTCACTCGAACCGATGTTCAACTTTCGCAGCTTGGCGGCCGTgatcgatgatgaggagaagagcCAAGCTGCGGAACACGTTGAAGACACCGCAGTGCAGCAAACCGAAGGTTCTTCGAGCAAGGCACCTTCGGTTCATCGACACTCCGCTGATTCGACCAGCCCAGACTCCCCGGCCGTCGAAGTGGAGGATAGCTCTGGTGGTGTCATGCCCAAAGAGCTCGAGAGCCGGTCGGTGGAGATTCTGCGTGAGACAAAGGCCGCGGCTACTCCATGAGAACCCATGGCGGCTGGTGACTTGGTCTCCATTTGCCTACACAATTTATTGTCAAGAAGAGAGCTCTTCaatcccttttcttttcttcatctATCTGTTTTTGCTCATCGCAATTCATCATTCGGCCTGCATGGGACCATTCGAGCCGGCGTCGTGGGAATTGGCCATCAATTTGGAGTTGTCTTCCTTCAATGGGTGCGGTGGCCTGTGGCTTTCTCTTctgttctcttttttgtttggcGTGTAGAACACATTCCCTTGACCatgtctttttcctttcttgggGTCTCTTTTACTATCGCCCTCTGTCTTTCCCCCTGTTGCtgatttcttttcgcttcAGCTCAGAGTAAAGAACGCATCATAAAGGACTAAATCTCAGGCTGTTCTCAAGACCCACAGATCTTTACCTGCCTTCATCGCGCAGTCTTGAAAGTCTCGGCAGTGTTGTAAGGTAATGGAGGTTTGTATGGAAAATATGGATTCTCTGTACCAGGGAAAGCAAAGAATTAATTTCCAAGATTGAAAATAATTCTTTCAAAATCCAAAGTTTTCGATTCTTTTCAAACCCAGAAATTGATTCTTGTTCCATTGTGAAAATTGAAAACCATAACCCCCCTCTGACGCTGTCTGGTTCTGCTTGCTTTTTTTGTGACAATGCTGTCAGAGTTTGAGCATATGGAATGGTCGTCCAGCCCTATTGTTATTTGGACCGAGCTCCGAGTTGCCTGTTGGACTTGGGTCTGATCAATAATGGGTCGAAGattttcaatctcttcaatctGCACGCCCCTTTCGCACCTTTCATCTGTCCCGTCTTTCCAAAATTTAAGCGCAATCTCCACCGGGCTTTAGAGACCAGACTGTTCACTTGGTCAGAAAATTCTCCGGCAAATGAGCCCTTCTGGTCCTCCCCTAAATCCCCAATAAGAACCTGAAGTCTCTTGGTCTGATTCAATCGGCCAGTACCTCTTCTGCCCGGAACCACCATGAGACCAGGCCCGGATTCGCTTCCCCTTTCTGGAGCTGCTCAGGGCTCTCCTTCTCAAGATCCTTGATGTAGTCCGCAGATGCACATCCGCCCGGGAACTATCGCAATTCTGTAACTGGGAGAAACGAACCGACGGCTTACACCAAGGAGTATGCCGAAAACACTGTCTGTGAATGAAACATTCTCTATCGTGGAAGCAACTGCGACGAGTCGAGCCTGAAAGCGATATTCTTTGGTTCTCTAGCAGGAAGCACTCGAAAGTATTTCATGAATCACGAAAACTTTCACCTGAACACCAAGTAAGCCCTCCACCCACTGCCCTGCTGCTCTATGGTATATCACTGCCTTGAAACAGAGGACAGGACCGCTTCTGTCTCTGTACAGGGCCATTGCTCGAACATGGCATGCAAGGATATAAATAGACCAGATTTAAAAGCCAGCATATAGTTTATAGGGAAAAGAACAAAGGGGAAATGATGAAATTATGGGCAAAAAGACCAGCGGAGTCGTTCGATGCTGAGGTAGGCCTAGGTCAGGCCGAATCGGCTCGATAATTAGCTACCATATCTTGTTCGAGGCTTTATCAGGATGAGCGGTATACATTATCGTCTCTCAGATCTTCATAAGATATAAAGGTAGCAGCGTCTCATTACAGGTTGGTGTTCTCGGATAGGGCTCAATCGCCCCTCTGAATAGCTTATTGTGGCACGGAATGACGAGCTGTCTCTCCTGTGCTCTGCATAGTCGTGATCCAGAGGCTCTCCTAAATCTGAAGTGTGTCTTCTTTTGCATTGTATCTAGATAAAGAATTACCTCATGTTAGAGGGCATGAGGTTGGCATCCAGAATAAAGCAGAAATTCCATCGTCAAGTAATCGAACTAAGCTCAAGGCCGGGGATCAGGAACGGATTTTGGTCCCACAGTCAAAATAGAAAACGGTGCCGTCATCTCGTGCAGCTTATACGAATCTATCAAGTCACCTTCAACCAAGCAGTGCACTTTCAGGAATAAgtttcttttcatttttccgTCTCGCTTGTGGCTTATTGGCCCCGTTCTGCGCAGTGACTTGGGACATTCAGTGTATAGCCAGTGTCTGTTCGCTGAAAGTAAGCTTGTTCATAGTCCTTGGGCTATGATGGCCTCAACAATGTCGGACAGTTGGGTACTCCGCTGAGGATGAAGCCTCCTTTTAAGATCATTCCGCGCCCGGTAAAGACCGTCAAGAAGAGATGGTCGTATGCTATGGCTGCGGAATTGACCTGGCTGTTCAGGTTTTTGATCCATATGAAATTCTACCTACTGTACTGCTTACCTATTCTGTGATTGGTAGACAGCATGATCAACTCCATGCAACTTTTTAGCGGAAACCCACTCTGAGTGGTGGCGGATTCTGTCACGGATGGTCATTGGTGGAATACGAAATAAGAAAGGGGCCTCAACGGCCGCTAGGGAAGTGGAAACAGGACGAAGGGCGGGTGTGGAGCGCCGTAGCCGACGTCTTCCAAGTCGGCAGTGGCATGCGGTCATGTGGCCCACCAGCGTCGGCACTCGATGGGTGGCCAGCACCCgtgatctttcttttccaatcCTGGCTTGACAGCCATTCTGTCAAATCCTTGTCCAGCCCGGATGGTTGGCGATCAGAGTCTCTGAGACGAGCCTTCTCTTGTGAAGAACCACGATGAAGCGCAATCAACGACACCCCTGTCTTTTACATCACGAAATCGCTCGTGAGTGCGTAGCCCGAGAGACCGTCCATTCTGAGTCGTCGCATACGTATGTGGGTGGTACGTACTTGCACACCGCCACGTACAGACAAGGATAACAGCAGGTCGAGGGTCAATAGCCGAGACTCGGCATTGGTCCACCCACACGTGCTGCTGAGTTAGCTGTGGTTGTCTGCTTCGACTGTTTCCTATTGCATCCAAGATGCACACTTCGGTACATGCTTGCATCACTTGGATTCTTATCTTTCGCGGCACTTCATGCTGGTTCCTGGTGGATCTCGCCACATTTCTCAAACCTTGTTGGGTCCCCTGAAAGAAGACATGATGATTGGCTGGCGGGGGACACTAGTATATGCAATATGAAAACTTCTCTCATTCGAGTTTGTTGCAAAACTTGTAGAAAACGTCCAGTGTAGTTGTTGGTTGTGTGATTTCCTGAGGGTTT
This genomic window from Penicillium oxalicum strain HP7-1 chromosome III, whole genome shotgun sequence contains:
- a CDS encoding Protein sip5, giving the protein MGNSQTKESRPGAPRQQSDASGSGRTVYQSTRSGRSSRPDLSVLGFGSSHREDRDVATLEQRRETKQEREARRQEKENAARLKERERSMKEEHVDGGFLVTQGVYVGTEDFNKAVVRQLMIERRLAPFWRGLNDFSESWAEHQIMAAARGLPIPPPDEIPPELEYSPPKAGDTKPAAGETNIQHLTVSITSRSQSLNSDVSQNSNPGGSLPTAAPSGTSTSPFFRTRAKTLAALSSSSRHGSQTDLTPRELQLPKDSFVNGQPIEVYLYKDATECPICFLYYPPYLNRTRCCDQSICSECFVQIKRPDPHPPEHEQPNPNAPPRSEAEIAAAESSESQLVSEPSSCPFCVQPEFGVTYAAPPFRRGLVYATDLTSRPSPNVVSPGSSTTSLGSANALPVPGRRRATSLSTTDPSVVTTDRVRPDWAQKLANARAHAARRSAAATALHTAAYLMNSTPSGSGSGNDSRGLGLGRRGLRRATHGDAGRSGSPALNALAFLSERPDRTPPRAPAAENDSAEDGQVNPTSTRENARRSRIDDLEDMMMMEAIRLSLASEEDRRRREEKEIRKEAKRREKEREKEAKRAEKAARKTGLYSNNASVSALGAQADTKTSSASSVAEQSSSASKGKAVDRVSPGPAMAATTAAESPTSTPSTSLSPADQSLAPLDSGAAVEPLKPSHLRQVSSTSSSISSMMEANGGDSDISPAGPDGANGSLEPMFNFRSLAAVIDDEEKSQAAEHVEDTAVQQTEGSSSKAPSVHRHSADSTSPDSPAVEVEDSSGGVMPKELESRSVEILRETKAAATP